The following nucleotide sequence is from Spirochaetales bacterium.
TTTTTATCTCCATTTCCTTGACGACAAGCTGCGACTGGAGACTCCCGATAATCTCCGCCTGCTGGGTTGCCAGTTCATCCAGCGAGAGGACACCATATTGCTTCTGAATTTGAAGGATTTGCCTCTCCAGTCTTGTTATTTCCTCTCTTATTTCTATTAATTTCTGTTCATAAAGCAGCTTTTTATTTGTGCGCGCGGTAATGAGTTTGTTAAAAAACCAGTCCTGCAATTGCAGCACGATCGCGTTTAGAATTTCATACGCCCTTATCGGGTCCGTGTCCACATAGAGTAAAAAAAGCTCATAGGTTGGCCTGCTGTATTCCGCCTGCAACCTGCCGGTGATCGATCTCCGGGCATAAAGCTGTATTCTGTCTTCAATCCCGTATTTTTCAAAAACATCGTACTCTTCCGCAAGTTCATCGAGAAAAGATCTGCTGTACATAACCCTTATTGCCAGGTTTCCATAATCAAAGTTGCTGCGGGGAAACGCGGATTCAAGTCCCATTGTCTGCCTGAGTGTATCCAGCCCGATATCTTCCTTTTGAAATAAAAGAAGGGCGTCCGCGGTAAACTCATTTGGCAGTGGACTTATCTCGGAAGGGAGCATGATCGATATTATGGTAATGGTCAAAGCACCGACCGCAAACAAAATTGTAATAATAATGATGAATATCTTGTAACGGAGAAGAATCGCCACATAATGGAGAATTATTTCCATTATTGTTTTTTCTTTTGGTTTGCTTTCTCCCGCATTATTATACATGTCGCCATTCATAGCATACAATTATATTAAAAAATGCACTTTATGTAAACTCACGACAATCACCGATTCCTCGATTTCACTCTCATATTCTAATTGAAAATCCGAAGAAAGCACGTAAAGGAGAAATTTTCTCCTGATAAGATTGCTAAAACATTACTTTTAGGTTAAAATACCTATTATGCATTTTTTTAACACGGCAGGTCCCGTCAACGCACTTGATCACTATTGTATCGATCCGCTTCGAAGATTCGATTTAAGCGTTATCCTTAAGCTTATCGAACAGAAAAAATACTTTGTTTTACACGCCCCCCGTCAATCCGGTAAAACCTCGTGCATGCTCGCCCTTACGGATTATATCAACCAGAAAGACCAGTATAAATGCCTGTATATCAACCTCGAATCCAGCTATACCGCCGCCGATGACATAACGGAAAGCATGAAATGCATTTTATCGGAACTCTCTTCAAGGGCCAGGGATTATCTGAACGATTATCTGCCGGAAAAAATAGCGTTCAATCTTCTCGAGGAGCGGGGTCCGAATCTCGCCTTTAACGAACTCCTCACTCAATGGTCGAAAAACAGCTTAAAACCGATTATTCTTATTTTCGATGAAGTCGATTCACTGCAAGGGAAAATCCTTGCCGCCCTGTTACGCCAGTTACGCGCCGGCTACGACAAGCGCCCCCGGCTTTTTCCCCAAAGCGCGATACTCTGTTGCGTGGAAGATATCCGTTACAAAAAAATCGAACTCTCTCCGGGAAACGTCGTCACCGGCGGCAGCATTTTCAATATCGAGGCAAAATCACTCCGACTGAACAATTTCAGCAAAGACGATATCGAATCCCTCTTTCACCGGTATTCGAAAGACACACAGATAAAAGTCGATATGGCTGCGATAAATAAAATATGGCGGCTCACGGCCGGGCAACCGTGGATCGTCAATGCGTTGGGGTATGAAATTTGTTCGGAAATGGTACCCCGGAAAAAGGATATTTCGACAATAAAAGAAAGAGATGTTGATGAAGCGGCGGAAAACATTATCCAGAAACAGGAAATACATCTTCAGAATCTCGTCGAGCAATTGAACCAGGAGGGGGTGAAAAAAATCATATCGCCGATGCTGACCGGTGAGGAGTTTTTCCAGGATATATCGGAAGAAGACTTTCAATACCTCTACGATCTCGGTCTGATCACAATAAGCAGCAGCCAGATCGGCATCGCAAACGAAATATACAAGGAAATCATTCCCCGATCACTTATTTATTCCACACAACTTCTCATACGATACGATCTCGACCTCTTCTCCGAAGAAGACGGGATGCTGAACATGAGAAAAATAATCAAATCATTCCAGAACTTTTACAACAAGTATTTCAGACGATGGGCGGAACGGTTCAGCTATCAGCAGGCCGGCGCATTCCTCTTTTTTCAGGCATTCCTGCAGCGAATTATCGACGGCGGGGGAAAGATACAGCGGGAGTACGGTATCGGAAGAAAATTCACGACACTGACTATTTCATGGCCTTACCGCCAATCGATCCAGAAAAACCTGATAGACCTTCATTTTTTCAAGCCGCCGTTAAAGGAACAGATGAGAAAGTCAGTGGAAGAATTGACGGTGCAGATGAAAGAAAGAAAGATCTCGGACGGCTATGTGATCATTTTCAGCAAAAATCCCGATGAATTATGGGAACAGAAGATTTACAAAAACAATAAAGAAGACGGCCTTATCATCGATGTATGGCTTATATAGCCGCTGAATGGCTTATAAGCCACCATCACGCTGCATACTTTTAACCGTATGATTGATACCTGAAAATTTAATAGCTTCGATAAGACGTTAAAAAGACACCGACTCAACGCTTATAAAAGCAATAGAAGGTGTCTTTTCAAAGCCTTATTCCTGCGAAAATATCTCTGCAATAAGAAGACTCAATTCCTTTTTGGTTTCTTTTGTCTCCATATGTTGTTCCCTGTTTCGTCTCAGCTTGTCGATAACCGATTCGAAGATTAATCCCATAATTGTCGGGATTGTTTTTATCATGATGAATACGTCAAATAAAAAAGACAGCTTTTTACCGTATTTTATATCAAGCCTGACCATCTGGTTGAATGACAGCCTGTTTTTCCCGCTTACCTGCCACAATCCGGTAAGACCGGGAAGCACATCGAATCGATAGCGATGCCATCTCGTATATTCGTTGACCTCATAGGGGATCGGCGGTCTCGGTCCGACAAGACTCATCTCTCCCAAAAAAACATTGATGAGTTGCGGAAGCTCGTCGATGCATGATTTTCGAAGCACATTCCCTCCACGGATGATTCTCGAATCATTTTTACCGTCGAGTTTGGTCATTGGTCTATCACCACCGTTGATGAGTTCTTTCAGGTGATGCGCATGGACATTGACACCGATATTGTGGTGCATGGTACGGAATTTCAGAAGCGTAAATTTGTTGCCCTGATACCCTATACGTTCCTGTTTGAAAAAAACAGGTCCCGGTGACACGATTTTGATATATGCGGCGACAAGGAGGAAGAGAGGGGATAACAACAGAAGGGCGGTCCCTGACAGGAGGAGATCGATAAGTCGTTTCCACAGAGGAATGTCCCGTGAAAAAACGTTCGCCAGCCGGCTTTTAAGCACTTCCGCTTTCTTCATGCAGCGGGTGGTCCCGGTCGGGACAGCCTGCTTCCCGGATATATTGATGACATTATTCTCCTCATCATGTTCACCGGTTCCGGAGGTCGTATTTCCATTCGGATCACCATTCTCGAACCATGAATGCGGATAGGTAAAAATTGTAAAGGGCGGAGCGGGAGAAACCTCATAAATCTTCTTTGCCACATCGATGGCAAACATCCACGCCCCGTCTCCATCTGTCGCATGAAGAATGACACCAAGATAATGATCGTCGAGCCATCCTGCAACATCAACGGTCCGTATACGGTTTTTCAACGTATCGATAATCCTTCGAATCTGTTTTTTGTTATATACTTCATGGGTTTCAAAGAGGACGAGTGAAAAGACATTATTGAGTCTGTCCGCCCTGTTTCTTTCGATATTGAGAAAAAGTCTAAACTCTTTTTTATTTAACACCTTTATATCGACTGAAGATATGGGATTAATGATTTTACGGTCTTTTATACTCCTGTTTCTGTTTACCATTTCTTCCTCCTCATGAAATCGCACATGGCGCACCCCGCTCATCCTTTCATGATATCATTTCATCATAAAAGGCAGCCTTTTGGCCTATGTGCTTTCAACTTATGCATACAAGACAAGAAAAAATCGGAAGTTATGTTTTTATATCCGCCATACACACTTCTCCTTTTTTCGCCTTCCGATTAATGCCTTTTCCCCCCTGACATTAATCACTGCATCTTTTGTATCTACCCTTAAATGGTCTTTTTTATGGAGAGCGTTTAGACATGCATTCCGCATGGTTGCTCAATAGCACTATTTTTTTATTTCTCTTTAAAAATCACTTTACTTTCAATCAATTACCACGCTTCAGGCATATACCCTTCCGCCAAAGTAACAGTTGTAAATATACTTGAAAATTTGAAAAACACAATAATGATAAAGAATGAATTTTGTACCAAATGGTATATTTTTAGTATTATTTTTTACTAGTTCGTTTTCAAACAGTAGTACTTTATTATGACTATTTTTATAGATTTAGCACCTTTATAGGGCTATTGTCCTATGGCTCAGTAGGTTTTTATATTTGAGAAACCATCAAGTTTATGTACTTCATAAATATCGTGTTTTCATGGATAAAAGATAATTCGTTTTTTACTATTTTATAGCGATCAATCATTGTTTCCGATATAGAAACCTCATTATATTCCCCTGTCCTCCGCGGCCTTCGTTCGACACAAACATATCTCCGCCGGGAAGAAAGCAAATCCCTTCCGGTTGTAAGAATAGTTGTCTGGGTAATTCGGTCACGGACCGTATTGCCCCGTCCGTATCGATAACGACAAGAAGTTTTTCGACGGAAGAAATGAGATAGATTTCCCCCGTCACCGGATGCACGGCAATCCCTGAAGGCTGTAATTTCCCCTTTATGAGAAAAGGATTTTCAGCTTTTTCCCTGATCGCGTCGATATCGATTGAAAAAAGCGGAACGGCCGTCATGCTTTTTTTATTGAGGTCAAAAGTATAAATGGGCTCGTCCATTCCTGCCAGGTACTGCGGATTTTTACAGGTGATAAGGAGGGCGTTCAATCCCCGGTGGTAGCAGAGACCTTCCGCATCATCCCGCGATGACAGGAATGTCTGGTATTTTTTTATTTTCTGATCCGCCAGCCCCAGATTCTTGATGCGATAGATCGTTCCGGTATTGAGAAGGATATAAATCTTTGTCTCCATGTCGTCGATTGTGTCTTTCATTATCTCGATATCCTCGTAATCCTTATCCTTGCCGAATTTGTGATTCCCCTTCATCTCGCCGCTTTCATAATCCAGCAGATAGATGATACCGTTCTCATCTTCGATACAGGCGAGTATATTGTCCCTGTAATACGATATACCGGAGACCTCCGTCAGTTCCGGCGGAAGTGTGATGATGGTATCGGGATGCAATATATCGTAGGGCAGGACACCCATCAGATTGACGACGGAAGTCCCGCTTTCACCTTCCGCCGGACGG
It contains:
- a CDS encoding ATP-binding protein, which gives rise to MHFFNTAGPVNALDHYCIDPLRRFDLSVILKLIEQKKYFVLHAPRQSGKTSCMLALTDYINQKDQYKCLYINLESSYTAADDITESMKCILSELSSRARDYLNDYLPEKIAFNLLEERGPNLAFNELLTQWSKNSLKPIILIFDEVDSLQGKILAALLRQLRAGYDKRPRLFPQSAILCCVEDIRYKKIELSPGNVVTGGSIFNIEAKSLRLNNFSKDDIESLFHRYSKDTQIKVDMAAINKIWRLTAGQPWIVNALGYEICSEMVPRKKDISTIKERDVDEAAENIIQKQEIHLQNLVEQLNQEGVKKIISPMLTGEEFFQDISEEDFQYLYDLGLITISSSQIGIANEIYKEIIPRSLIYSTQLLIRYDLDLFSEEDGMLNMRKIIKSFQNFYNKYFRRWAERFSYQQAGAFLFFQAFLQRIIDGGGKIQREYGIGRKFTTLTISWPYRQSIQKNLIDLHFFKPPLKEQMRKSVEELTVQMKERKISDGYVIIFSKNPDELWEQKIYKNNKEDGLIIDVWLI
- a CDS encoding SdiA-regulated domain-containing protein, which encodes MKKENKLIIILLCTIAGVAVLSIWITRPAEGESGTSVVNLMGVLPYDILHPDTIITLPPELTEVSGISYYRDNILACIEDENGIIYLLDYESGEMKGNHKFGKDKDYEDIEIMKDTIDDMETKIYILLNTGTIYRIKNLGLADQKIKKYQTFLSSRDDAEGLCYHRGLNALLITCKNPQYLAGMDEPIYTFDLNKKSMTAVPLFSIDIDAIREKAENPFLIKGKLQPSGIAVHPVTGEIYLISSVEKLLVVIDTDGAIRSVTELPRQLFLQPEGICFLPGGDMFVSNEGRGGQGNIMRFLYRKQ
- a CDS encoding sugar transferase produces the protein MVNRNRSIKDRKIINPISSVDIKVLNKKEFRLFLNIERNRADRLNNVFSLVLFETHEVYNKKQIRRIIDTLKNRIRTVDVAGWLDDHYLGVILHATDGDGAWMFAIDVAKKIYEVSPAPPFTIFTYPHSWFENGDPNGNTTSGTGEHDEENNVINISGKQAVPTGTTRCMKKAEVLKSRLANVFSRDIPLWKRLIDLLLSGTALLLLSPLFLLVAAYIKIVSPGPVFFKQERIGYQGNKFTLLKFRTMHHNIGVNVHAHHLKELINGGDRPMTKLDGKNDSRIIRGGNVLRKSCIDELPQLINVFLGEMSLVGPRPPIPYEVNEYTRWHRYRFDVLPGLTGLWQVSGKNRLSFNQMVRLDIKYGKKLSFLFDVFIMIKTIPTIMGLIFESVIDKLRRNREQHMETKETKKELSLLIAEIFSQE